The Musa acuminata AAA Group cultivar baxijiao chromosome BXJ2-2, Cavendish_Baxijiao_AAA, whole genome shotgun sequence genome has a segment encoding these proteins:
- the LOC135605986 gene encoding transcription factor bHLH115-like — MGSNPNAGGGWIINYGGFMEDVHASDFIWAPQVVDDPSASSAMLGFDALRKEDNRPNNGNLRKRPRAESCAVPGTKACREKIRRDRLNCRFTELCSILDPGKPPKTDKFAILGDATRLLNHLRNEAKKIEESNEALHDAIKNMKAEKVELRDERTRLKAEKARIEEMLKVISTTPQFITQPAAATFHETSAAAHSKTIPYPNYLPMGMWQWTAPAAIDTSQDHVLRPPVA; from the exons ATGGGCTCCAATCCGAACGCCGGCGGGGGGTGGATTATAAACTACGGAGGGTTCATGGAGGATGTGCACGCCTCGGATTTCATCTGGGCGCCCCAGGTCGTCGACGATCCTTCGGCTTCAAG CGCAATGCTTGGGTTTGATGCCTTGCGCAAGGAGGACAACCGTCCAAATAATGGTAACCTGAGAAAACG ACCTCGTGCCGAGTCCTGTGCTGTACCAGGGACAAAAGCTTGCCGGGAGAAAATACGAAGGGATAGACTTAACTGTCG ATTTACAGAGCTTTGTTCTATCTTGGATCCTGGGAAGCCTCCTAAGACAGATAAATTTGCCATTCTGGGTGATGCCACTCGTCTGTTGAACCACTTACGTAATGAAGCAAAGAAGATTGAAGAGTCAAATGAAGCACTTCATGATGCTATAAAGAATATGAAG GCAGAGAAAGTGGAGCTAAGGGATGAGAGGACGAGGCTAAAGGCTGAGAAAGCACGGATCGAAGAGATGCTCAAAGTCATTAGCACCACACCCCAGTTCATCACTCAACCTGCTGCTGCAACATTCCATGAGACATCAGCTGCAGCTCACAGCAAAACCATTCCGTATCCAAACTACCTACCGATGGGCATGTGGCAATGGACAGCTCCAGCAGCTATTGATACTTCTCAGGATCATGTGCTAAGGCCACCTGTTGCATAG
- the LOC103975366 gene encoding spindle pole body component 110 isoform X2: MDAQSRGRRTLEEIRQKRAAERLHKVPSGSDLESANPYGMQRSEGGVRSTAERDSFAVASRIKEFENKNSELESENQKLLATLDEKEVQIDSLRKHLSDLEQNSLPSLRKSLKDASIEKDAAIVAREDALSQLRTIKKRLKEAEEEQYRAEQDAAALRAELNSLQQQGLGTSFSSVPLGNSPDHVLSLEKEIMELKTELQHISLLRQQEQQKLSEEQFRSSSLMAEKKELEDKIASFTKKISENASDLAVRKAISVDKEKLEKQLHDMAVMVERLESSRQKLLMEIDSQSTEIERLFEENSNLSTSYQEAMGLAVQWENQVKDCLKQNEQLRYLLDKLRSEQASPSQTSDSNIQSDVEGDKGRTSDPSEVASENLSLKDQLAKEQSRGDALAAEVMNLTAEHRRAAQAYNTLIRLYRPVLRDIENNLMKMKQESYAVAL, from the exons ATGGATGCTCAATCCCGCGGTCGACGAACG TTGGAAGAAATCCGTCAGAAGCGAGCGGCCGAGCGATTGCACAAGGTCCCCTCTGGCTCGGATCTCGAATCTGCCAATCCATATG GCATGCAGAGATCAGAAGGCGGCGTCCGATCGACAGCCGAG AGAGATTCTTTTGCAGTGGCATCTCGAATCAAGGAGTTTGAGAATAAGAATTCAGAACTCGAGAGTGAAAATCAGAAATTGTTAGCGACG CTTGATGAAAAGGAAGTTCAAATTGATTCATTGAGGAAGCACTTAAGTGATCTG GAACAAAATAGCTTGCCCTCCTTGAGAAAGTCTCTGAAGGATGCTTCCATTGAAAAAGATGCAGCAATTGTTGCCAGG GAAGATGCTTTGTCCCAACTTCGGACCATTAAGAAACGATTAAAGGAGGCAGAAGAGGAGCAATACCGA GCTGAACAGGATGCTGCAGCTCTAAGAGCAGAATTAAATTCACTGCAACAACAAGGTCTAGGGACTTCGTTTAGCAGTGTCCCATTAGGTAACTCACCAGATCATGTTCTTTCCCTGGAAAAGGAAATAATGGAATTGAAAACCGAGTTACAG CACATCTCACTGTTGAGACAACAAGAGCAGCAGAAACTATCTGAAGAACAGTTCCGCAGTTCTTCCCTAATGGCTGAAAAGAAAGAGCTGGAAGATAAAATTGCATCTTTCACCAAGAAGATTTCAG AAAATGCTTCAGATTTAGCTGTGCGCAAGGCAATTTCAGTG GACAAGGAGAAACTTGAAAAGCAGTTGCATGATATGGCAGTTATGGTTGAGAGACTTGAAAGCAGTCGACAAAAACTGCTGATGGAG ATTGATTCTCAGTCTACAGAGATAGAGAGGTTGTTTGAGGAGAACTCCAATTTGTCAACTTCATATCAGGAAGCAATGGGGCTAGCAGTGCAGTGGGAGAACCAG GTGAAGGACTGTCTGAAACAAAATGAACAGCTTCGATACCTGCTTGACAAACTCAGGTCTGAACAAGCCAGCCCATCGCAAACAAGTGATAGCAATATTCAATCAGATGTTGAAGGTGACAAAGGGAGAACATCTGACCCATCAGAAGTTGCTTCTGAAAATTTGTCACTTAAG GATCAGTTGGCAAAAGAACAGAGCAGAGGTGACGCATTGGCTGCAGAGGTTATGAACCTCACTGCTGAGCACAGACGTGCTGCCCAAGCATATAACACACTCATACGCCT GTATAGACCTGTACTGCGAGACATAGAGAACAACCtaatgaaaatgaagcaagagagCTATGCTGTGGCTTTGTGA
- the LOC103975366 gene encoding spindle pole body component 110 isoform X3, with protein MDAQSRGRRTLEEIRQKRAAERLHKVPSGSDLESANPYGMQRSEGGVRSTAERDSFAVASRIKEFENKNSELESENQKLLATLDEKEVQIDSLRKHLSDLEQNSLPSLRKSLKDASIEKDAAIVAREDALSQLRTIKKRLKEAEEEQYRAEQDAAALRAELNSLQQQGLGTSFSSVPLGNSPDHVLSLEKEIMELKTELQHISLLRQQEQQKLSEEQFRSSSLMAEKKELEDKIASFTKKISENASDLAVRKAISVDKEKLEKQLHDMAVMVERLESSRQKLLMEIDSQSTEIERLFEENSNLSTSYQEAMGLAVQWENQVKDCLKQNEQLRYLLDKLRSEQASPSQTSDSNIQSDVEGDKGRTSDPSEVASENLSLKLAKEQSRGDALAAEVMNLTAEHRRAAQAYNTLIRLYRPVLRDIENNLMKMKQESYAVAL; from the exons ATGGATGCTCAATCCCGCGGTCGACGAACG TTGGAAGAAATCCGTCAGAAGCGAGCGGCCGAGCGATTGCACAAGGTCCCCTCTGGCTCGGATCTCGAATCTGCCAATCCATATG GCATGCAGAGATCAGAAGGCGGCGTCCGATCGACAGCCGAG AGAGATTCTTTTGCAGTGGCATCTCGAATCAAGGAGTTTGAGAATAAGAATTCAGAACTCGAGAGTGAAAATCAGAAATTGTTAGCGACG CTTGATGAAAAGGAAGTTCAAATTGATTCATTGAGGAAGCACTTAAGTGATCTG GAACAAAATAGCTTGCCCTCCTTGAGAAAGTCTCTGAAGGATGCTTCCATTGAAAAAGATGCAGCAATTGTTGCCAGG GAAGATGCTTTGTCCCAACTTCGGACCATTAAGAAACGATTAAAGGAGGCAGAAGAGGAGCAATACCGA GCTGAACAGGATGCTGCAGCTCTAAGAGCAGAATTAAATTCACTGCAACAACAAGGTCTAGGGACTTCGTTTAGCAGTGTCCCATTAGGTAACTCACCAGATCATGTTCTTTCCCTGGAAAAGGAAATAATGGAATTGAAAACCGAGTTACAG CACATCTCACTGTTGAGACAACAAGAGCAGCAGAAACTATCTGAAGAACAGTTCCGCAGTTCTTCCCTAATGGCTGAAAAGAAAGAGCTGGAAGATAAAATTGCATCTTTCACCAAGAAGATTTCAG AAAATGCTTCAGATTTAGCTGTGCGCAAGGCAATTTCAGTG GACAAGGAGAAACTTGAAAAGCAGTTGCATGATATGGCAGTTATGGTTGAGAGACTTGAAAGCAGTCGACAAAAACTGCTGATGGAG ATTGATTCTCAGTCTACAGAGATAGAGAGGTTGTTTGAGGAGAACTCCAATTTGTCAACTTCATATCAGGAAGCAATGGGGCTAGCAGTGCAGTGGGAGAACCAG GTGAAGGACTGTCTGAAACAAAATGAACAGCTTCGATACCTGCTTGACAAACTCAGGTCTGAACAAGCCAGCCCATCGCAAACAAGTGATAGCAATATTCAATCAGATGTTGAAGGTGACAAAGGGAGAACATCTGACCCATCAGAAGTTGCTTCTGAAAATTTGTCACTTAAG TTGGCAAAAGAACAGAGCAGAGGTGACGCATTGGCTGCAGAGGTTATGAACCTCACTGCTGAGCACAGACGTGCTGCCCAAGCATATAACACACTCATACGCCT GTATAGACCTGTACTGCGAGACATAGAGAACAACCtaatgaaaatgaagcaagagagCTATGCTGTGGCTTTGTGA
- the LOC103975366 gene encoding spindle pole body component 110 isoform X1: protein MLNPAVDERWKKSVRSERPSDCTRSPLARISNLPIHMVCFALPRLSLSLIVRYLLYFWRVAVSLSRFVGMQRSEGGVRSTAERDSFAVASRIKEFENKNSELESENQKLLATLDEKEVQIDSLRKHLSDLEQNSLPSLRKSLKDASIEKDAAIVAREDALSQLRTIKKRLKEAEEEQYRAEQDAAALRAELNSLQQQGLGTSFSSVPLGNSPDHVLSLEKEIMELKTELQHISLLRQQEQQKLSEEQFRSSSLMAEKKELEDKIASFTKKISENASDLAVRKAISVDKEKLEKQLHDMAVMVERLESSRQKLLMEIDSQSTEIERLFEENSNLSTSYQEAMGLAVQWENQVKDCLKQNEQLRYLLDKLRSEQASPSQTSDSNIQSDVEGDKGRTSDPSEVASENLSLKDQLAKEQSRGDALAAEVMNLTAEHRRAAQAYNTLIRLYRPVLRDIENNLMKMKQESYAVAL from the exons ATGCTCAATCCCGCGGTCGACGAACG TTGGAAGAAATCCGTCAGAAGCGAGCGGCCGAGCGATTGCACAAGGTCCCCTCTGGCTCGGATCTCGAATCTGCCAATCCATATGGTGTGCTTCGCTCTCCCTCGTCTTTCCCTTTCCCTAATCGTTCGTTACCTTCTCTATTTCTGGAGAGTTGCTGTTTCGCTTTCGCGTTTTGTAGGCATGCAGAGATCAGAAGGCGGCGTCCGATCGACAGCCGAG AGAGATTCTTTTGCAGTGGCATCTCGAATCAAGGAGTTTGAGAATAAGAATTCAGAACTCGAGAGTGAAAATCAGAAATTGTTAGCGACG CTTGATGAAAAGGAAGTTCAAATTGATTCATTGAGGAAGCACTTAAGTGATCTG GAACAAAATAGCTTGCCCTCCTTGAGAAAGTCTCTGAAGGATGCTTCCATTGAAAAAGATGCAGCAATTGTTGCCAGG GAAGATGCTTTGTCCCAACTTCGGACCATTAAGAAACGATTAAAGGAGGCAGAAGAGGAGCAATACCGA GCTGAACAGGATGCTGCAGCTCTAAGAGCAGAATTAAATTCACTGCAACAACAAGGTCTAGGGACTTCGTTTAGCAGTGTCCCATTAGGTAACTCACCAGATCATGTTCTTTCCCTGGAAAAGGAAATAATGGAATTGAAAACCGAGTTACAG CACATCTCACTGTTGAGACAACAAGAGCAGCAGAAACTATCTGAAGAACAGTTCCGCAGTTCTTCCCTAATGGCTGAAAAGAAAGAGCTGGAAGATAAAATTGCATCTTTCACCAAGAAGATTTCAG AAAATGCTTCAGATTTAGCTGTGCGCAAGGCAATTTCAGTG GACAAGGAGAAACTTGAAAAGCAGTTGCATGATATGGCAGTTATGGTTGAGAGACTTGAAAGCAGTCGACAAAAACTGCTGATGGAG ATTGATTCTCAGTCTACAGAGATAGAGAGGTTGTTTGAGGAGAACTCCAATTTGTCAACTTCATATCAGGAAGCAATGGGGCTAGCAGTGCAGTGGGAGAACCAG GTGAAGGACTGTCTGAAACAAAATGAACAGCTTCGATACCTGCTTGACAAACTCAGGTCTGAACAAGCCAGCCCATCGCAAACAAGTGATAGCAATATTCAATCAGATGTTGAAGGTGACAAAGGGAGAACATCTGACCCATCAGAAGTTGCTTCTGAAAATTTGTCACTTAAG GATCAGTTGGCAAAAGAACAGAGCAGAGGTGACGCATTGGCTGCAGAGGTTATGAACCTCACTGCTGAGCACAGACGTGCTGCCCAAGCATATAACACACTCATACGCCT GTATAGACCTGTACTGCGAGACATAGAGAACAACCtaatgaaaatgaagcaagagagCTATGCTGTGGCTTTGTGA
- the LOC135605987 gene encoding acid phosphatase 1-like isoform X1, with translation MGPFRFLLLFFFLGVVAAESPQTILRTTTQAVAASAFAYDHLYCDSWRLSVETNNARFWRTVPFRCSEFVQEYMSGARYASDTDIVVDESLAFARSVQIANDGNDAWIFDVDETLLSNVPYYAINGFGTKVFNETSFNEWVDKARAPALAASLRLYEELLVSGFQLILLTGRNEAQRKATVENLLHAGYHSWRSLIFREDSDMGKPAVVFKSGRRAELEGQGFRILASSGDQWSDLLGFPMAQRSFKHPNPMYYIG, from the exons ATGGGGCCCTTCCGATTCCTtctactcttcttcttcctcggggTCGTGGCCGCCGAGTCACCCCAAACCATACTCCGGACCACGACCCAAgccgtcgccgcctccgcctTCGCCTACGACCACCTCTACTGCGACAGCTGGAGGCTCTCGGTGGAGACCAACAACGCCAGGTTCTGGCGGACGGTCCCGTTCCGGTGCAGCGAATTCGTGCAGGAGTACATGAGCGGCGCGCGGTACGCGTCGGACACCGACATCGTCGTGGATGAGTCGCTGGCCTTTGCACGAAGCGTCCAGATCGCCAATGACGGGAACGACGCCTGGATCTTTGACGTCGATGAGACGCTGCTCTCGAATGTACCCTATTATGCCATCAACGGATTCGG AACAAAGGTCTTCAATGAGACTTCATTCAATGAATGGGTAGATAAGGCAAGAGCACCAGCTTTAGCAGCAAGTCTAAGGCTGTATGAAGAGCTCTTGGTTAGTGGTTTTCAGCTTATTCTGCTTACTGGCCGAAATGAAGCTCAAAGGAAGGCCACTGTGGAGAATCTATTGCACGCTGGGTACCATTCTTGGAGAAGTCTCATATTTAG GGAGGACTCTGATATGGGCAAGCCTGCGGTGGTCTTCAAATCAGGAAGGCGGGCAGAGTTGGAAGGTCAAGGATTCAGGATTCTGGCCTCCTCGGGGGATCAATGGAGTGACTTGCTGGGGTTTCCGATGGCCCAACGATCTTTTAAACACCCAAATCCCATGTATTATATCGGTTGA
- the LOC135605987 gene encoding acid phosphatase 1-like isoform X2, whose translation MGPFRFLLLFFFLGVVAAESPQTILRTTTQAVAASAFAYDHLYCDSWRLSVETNNARFWRTVPFRCSEFVQEYMSGARYASDTDIVVDESLAFARSVQIANDGNDAWIFDVDETLLSNVPYYAINGFGEDSDMGKPAVVFKSGRRAELEGQGFRILASSGDQWSDLLGFPMAQRSFKHPNPMYYIG comes from the exons ATGGGGCCCTTCCGATTCCTtctactcttcttcttcctcggggTCGTGGCCGCCGAGTCACCCCAAACCATACTCCGGACCACGACCCAAgccgtcgccgcctccgcctTCGCCTACGACCACCTCTACTGCGACAGCTGGAGGCTCTCGGTGGAGACCAACAACGCCAGGTTCTGGCGGACGGTCCCGTTCCGGTGCAGCGAATTCGTGCAGGAGTACATGAGCGGCGCGCGGTACGCGTCGGACACCGACATCGTCGTGGATGAGTCGCTGGCCTTTGCACGAAGCGTCCAGATCGCCAATGACGGGAACGACGCCTGGATCTTTGACGTCGATGAGACGCTGCTCTCGAATGTACCCTATTATGCCATCAACGGATTCGG GGAGGACTCTGATATGGGCAAGCCTGCGGTGGTCTTCAAATCAGGAAGGCGGGCAGAGTTGGAAGGTCAAGGATTCAGGATTCTGGCCTCCTCGGGGGATCAATGGAGTGACTTGCTGGGGTTTCCGATGGCCCAACGATCTTTTAAACACCCAAATCCCATGTATTATATCGGTTGA
- the LOC103975364 gene encoding NAC domain-containing protein 75 isoform X2, which yields MDLSHISSSNLIDAKLEEHRMCGASQCPSCGHRLDRKPDWVGLPAGVKFDPTDQELIEHLEAKVEAAGLKSHPLIDEFIPTIEGEDGICYTHPEKLPGVTKDGLSKHFFHRPSKAYTTGTRKRRKIQTECDLQRGETRWHKTGKTRPVMVNGKQKGCKKILVLYTNFGKNRKPEKTNWVMHQYHLGELEEEKEGELVVSKIFYQTQPRQCHWSDKNAAAAATVEGMDQRRDSGSGSCSSKEVIGQRDEISSGPVISGYGGMEMRHHHHLKPDNFSFSPFRKSFEEQASLGEAAAKRGEHEHHQIIQEQQQQQSHGDRSMALHITRPTNLMSTFVSPPPIQQTSIVLDDPYHVSVLQADKYQQQQQQKLDHRSTSGLEELIMGCTSSGTKGEALIPQTQETEWQYSYWSPDNRDHHG from the exons ATGGATTTGAGTCATATCAGCAGCTCCAATCTCATCGACGCCAAGCTCGAAGAGCACCGGATGTGTGGAGCCAGCCAGTGTCCAAGCTGTGGCCACAGATTAGATCGCAAGCCG GACTGGGTTGGGCTACCAGCAGGAGTCAAGTTCGATCCAACTGACCAGGAATTGATAGAGCATCTGGAAGCCAAGGTCGAAGCAGCAGGACTGAAGTCCCACCCTCTGATAGATGAGTTCATACCCACAATTGAAGGCGAAGATGGCATCTGCTACACTCATCCTGAGAAACTTCCAG GTGTGACGAAGGATGGCCTCAGCAAGCACTTCTTCCACAGGCCATCCAAGGCTTACACCACCGGCACGAGGAAGAGAAGGAAGATACAGACGGAGTGCGACCTCCAAAGGGGCGAGACCAGGTGGCACAAGACAGGCAAGACGAGGCCGGTGATGGTGAACGGGAAGCAGAAGGGGTGCAAGAAGATACTGGTCCTGTACACAAACTTCGGGAAGAACAGGAAGCCGGAGAAGACCAACTGGGTGATGCACCAGTACCACCTGGGGGagttggaggaagagaaggaaggtGAGCTTGTGGTGTCCAAAATATTCTACCAGACACAGCCAAGGCAGTGCCATTGGTCGGATAAGAATGCAGCAGCTGCAGCGACCGTGGAAGGGATGGACCAGAGGAgggacagcgggagcgggagctgcTCCTCCAAGGAGGTCATCGGCCAGAGAGACGAGATCTCTTCTGGGCCTGTCATCTCAGGGTACGGCGGCATGGAGATGCGCCACCACCACCATCTCAAGCCCGATAACTTCAGCTTTTCTCCCTTCAGGAAAAGCTTTGAGGAG CAGGCCAGCTTGGGAGAAGCTGCAGCCAAGAGAGGAGAGCATGAGCACCATCAGATAATCcaggaacagcagcagcagcaaagccaTGGCGACAGGAGCATGGCCTTGCACATTACGAGGCCTACAAACCTCATGTCTACCTTTGTCTCTCCTCCTCCGATCCAGCAGACGTCGATCGTTCTTGATGACCCCTATCACGTCTCTGTTCTTCAGGCTGACAAGTATCAG cagcaacaacaacagaaGCTGGATCACAGATCTACTTCTGGCCTGGAAGAATTGATAATGGGTTGCACTTCATCAGGCACAAAAGGA GAAGCACTAATTCCACAGACCCAAGAGACAGAATGGCAGTACTCATACTGGTCACCTGACAACCGAGATCATCATGGGTAA
- the LOC103975364 gene encoding NAC domain-containing protein 75 isoform X3 — protein MDLSHISSSNLIDAKLEEHRMCGASQCPSCGHRLDRKPDWVGLPAGVKFDPTDQELIEHLEAKVEAAGLKSHPLIDEFIPTIEGEDGICYTHPEKLPGVTKDGLSKHFFHRPSKAYTTGTRKRRKIQTECDLQRGETRWHKTGKTRPVMVNGKQKGCKKILVLYTNFGKNRKPEKTNWVMHQYHLGELEEEKEGELVVSKIFYQTQPRQCHWSDKNAAAAATVEGMDQRRDSGSGSCSSKEVIGQRDEISSGPVISGYGGMEMRHHHHLKPDNFSFSPFRKSFEEASLGEAAAKRGEHEHHQIIQEQQQQQSHGDRSMALHITRPTNLMSTFVSPPPIQQTSIVLDDPYHVSVLQADKYQQQQQQQKLDHRSTSGLEELIMGCTSSGTKGEALIPQTQETEWQYSYWSPDNRDHHG, from the exons ATGGATTTGAGTCATATCAGCAGCTCCAATCTCATCGACGCCAAGCTCGAAGAGCACCGGATGTGTGGAGCCAGCCAGTGTCCAAGCTGTGGCCACAGATTAGATCGCAAGCCG GACTGGGTTGGGCTACCAGCAGGAGTCAAGTTCGATCCAACTGACCAGGAATTGATAGAGCATCTGGAAGCCAAGGTCGAAGCAGCAGGACTGAAGTCCCACCCTCTGATAGATGAGTTCATACCCACAATTGAAGGCGAAGATGGCATCTGCTACACTCATCCTGAGAAACTTCCAG GTGTGACGAAGGATGGCCTCAGCAAGCACTTCTTCCACAGGCCATCCAAGGCTTACACCACCGGCACGAGGAAGAGAAGGAAGATACAGACGGAGTGCGACCTCCAAAGGGGCGAGACCAGGTGGCACAAGACAGGCAAGACGAGGCCGGTGATGGTGAACGGGAAGCAGAAGGGGTGCAAGAAGATACTGGTCCTGTACACAAACTTCGGGAAGAACAGGAAGCCGGAGAAGACCAACTGGGTGATGCACCAGTACCACCTGGGGGagttggaggaagagaaggaaggtGAGCTTGTGGTGTCCAAAATATTCTACCAGACACAGCCAAGGCAGTGCCATTGGTCGGATAAGAATGCAGCAGCTGCAGCGACCGTGGAAGGGATGGACCAGAGGAgggacagcgggagcgggagctgcTCCTCCAAGGAGGTCATCGGCCAGAGAGACGAGATCTCTTCTGGGCCTGTCATCTCAGGGTACGGCGGCATGGAGATGCGCCACCACCACCATCTCAAGCCCGATAACTTCAGCTTTTCTCCCTTCAGGAAAAGCTTTGAGGAG GCCAGCTTGGGAGAAGCTGCAGCCAAGAGAGGAGAGCATGAGCACCATCAGATAATCcaggaacagcagcagcagcaaagccaTGGCGACAGGAGCATGGCCTTGCACATTACGAGGCCTACAAACCTCATGTCTACCTTTGTCTCTCCTCCTCCGATCCAGCAGACGTCGATCGTTCTTGATGACCCCTATCACGTCTCTGTTCTTCAGGCTGACAAGTATCAG cagcagcaacaacaacagaaGCTGGATCACAGATCTACTTCTGGCCTGGAAGAATTGATAATGGGTTGCACTTCATCAGGCACAAAAGGA GAAGCACTAATTCCACAGACCCAAGAGACAGAATGGCAGTACTCATACTGGTCACCTGACAACCGAGATCATCATGGGTAA
- the LOC103975364 gene encoding NAC domain-containing protein 75 isoform X1 — protein sequence MDLSHISSSNLIDAKLEEHRMCGASQCPSCGHRLDRKPDWVGLPAGVKFDPTDQELIEHLEAKVEAAGLKSHPLIDEFIPTIEGEDGICYTHPEKLPGVTKDGLSKHFFHRPSKAYTTGTRKRRKIQTECDLQRGETRWHKTGKTRPVMVNGKQKGCKKILVLYTNFGKNRKPEKTNWVMHQYHLGELEEEKEGELVVSKIFYQTQPRQCHWSDKNAAAAATVEGMDQRRDSGSGSCSSKEVIGQRDEISSGPVISGYGGMEMRHHHHLKPDNFSFSPFRKSFEEQASLGEAAAKRGEHEHHQIIQEQQQQQSHGDRSMALHITRPTNLMSTFVSPPPIQQTSIVLDDPYHVSVLQADKYQQQQQQQKLDHRSTSGLEELIMGCTSSGTKGEALIPQTQETEWQYSYWSPDNRDHHG from the exons ATGGATTTGAGTCATATCAGCAGCTCCAATCTCATCGACGCCAAGCTCGAAGAGCACCGGATGTGTGGAGCCAGCCAGTGTCCAAGCTGTGGCCACAGATTAGATCGCAAGCCG GACTGGGTTGGGCTACCAGCAGGAGTCAAGTTCGATCCAACTGACCAGGAATTGATAGAGCATCTGGAAGCCAAGGTCGAAGCAGCAGGACTGAAGTCCCACCCTCTGATAGATGAGTTCATACCCACAATTGAAGGCGAAGATGGCATCTGCTACACTCATCCTGAGAAACTTCCAG GTGTGACGAAGGATGGCCTCAGCAAGCACTTCTTCCACAGGCCATCCAAGGCTTACACCACCGGCACGAGGAAGAGAAGGAAGATACAGACGGAGTGCGACCTCCAAAGGGGCGAGACCAGGTGGCACAAGACAGGCAAGACGAGGCCGGTGATGGTGAACGGGAAGCAGAAGGGGTGCAAGAAGATACTGGTCCTGTACACAAACTTCGGGAAGAACAGGAAGCCGGAGAAGACCAACTGGGTGATGCACCAGTACCACCTGGGGGagttggaggaagagaaggaaggtGAGCTTGTGGTGTCCAAAATATTCTACCAGACACAGCCAAGGCAGTGCCATTGGTCGGATAAGAATGCAGCAGCTGCAGCGACCGTGGAAGGGATGGACCAGAGGAgggacagcgggagcgggagctgcTCCTCCAAGGAGGTCATCGGCCAGAGAGACGAGATCTCTTCTGGGCCTGTCATCTCAGGGTACGGCGGCATGGAGATGCGCCACCACCACCATCTCAAGCCCGATAACTTCAGCTTTTCTCCCTTCAGGAAAAGCTTTGAGGAG CAGGCCAGCTTGGGAGAAGCTGCAGCCAAGAGAGGAGAGCATGAGCACCATCAGATAATCcaggaacagcagcagcagcaaagccaTGGCGACAGGAGCATGGCCTTGCACATTACGAGGCCTACAAACCTCATGTCTACCTTTGTCTCTCCTCCTCCGATCCAGCAGACGTCGATCGTTCTTGATGACCCCTATCACGTCTCTGTTCTTCAGGCTGACAAGTATCAG cagcagcaacaacaacagaaGCTGGATCACAGATCTACTTCTGGCCTGGAAGAATTGATAATGGGTTGCACTTCATCAGGCACAAAAGGA GAAGCACTAATTCCACAGACCCAAGAGACAGAATGGCAGTACTCATACTGGTCACCTGACAACCGAGATCATCATGGGTAA